In Bacillus cytotoxicus NVH 391-98, the following are encoded in one genomic region:
- a CDS encoding pectate lyase-like adhesive domain-containing protein, with protein sequence MQIIKKFGILFLTGGIFFTQTSVLDYIPNKVYAATNEKQGTFSVDIDKKNIKVNENVVLKITNKNKEDSRIELALSDGQVFNEEETNKLNEKNKAAQVIYLPEQRIIQISKKEKSDDIGDVSLVIQMKKVGEYTFAPIVKSKGQDKKVKATVLRVEEQEKQLSDFKEKRIFTQQQNESPEDNRSTKEMKNKVKQKEVEKAEQIESKAKAPEKSEEQTNVTKQENLQLDENKKHETKQAPENADYIANVYDEKTWHAAWDNPKIQVINITQDFYTMDHINSGAVTFKNYYNQVNRELTIKGNGHTIDAGSESISLYGINCKIRVENLNIYHRNWYGFITTAFGANNSEITFHNVKDTGAQMLHSFNSKLILSGNIENNEVGSYTSPINGYTYNVVNSSNGDGTDGIAVRGQANWEVADVTVKEGSKIKANGYSTVSNFAIQNGGNVQIEKDVSILFDNSASENHTDTDASPSIFFYGAGSLTLGENSHMNIINGPGRAYRPSAISMANNSKISIKKNAVLDIEIQKDEVGYGRNESPIYMEGNSQFFVDDGGSFHLNVKGTNAGSAPAIVNMGAGTFKVGKNGTFTVISDMTSPNYGLIYMGNGSTFQFSDAKKIDLQLTNPNSPSALIQMPSGEWKVDVQRVYQWNKGNITQSPDYKWTPIFGMAIPYVNTTVGNIRAQSVNEDMLRDFKQHFNSAKAQRIVFDHIPDCNVKITNQPSDNPKDENSYIVVGKTIPNAYVRLSGSSFTEKDHTIKSPVQGEDIPKEISDNFTVKADSEGNFKYTISPTRHFVAGDKIVAFAFNEGKYSEYSVEVLDTTPPVGTGEKIETALNDTTVPALSNFIKEESDTNPNNKKINYLWSDKNTSDLQTMLKQEGTHEVYIVLEDDNGNTSQPIKSELVVHATAGEIHATDIKARINDIQSMSREEFRQFLLDESHVKAWYVADFKYHDGEKDVQIRNFDQIKQEKGSYIVELFLSKDLTKQREDIVKKINLTIDEGNLELIAAPEKISFENITIPSREKIVNRSSMQGEIVVSDQRQHKNEWKIYVKQVKPLTSLENDVISDGFVYSKGGQDIVLSDQNSLVYRHKSEDDQNVHINWKDSEGIRLKVKPGPNVKVNETYQGELEWTLTDTPL encoded by the coding sequence GAATTTTCTTTACACAAACGAGCGTACTAGATTATATTCCAAATAAAGTTTATGCTGCTACGAATGAAAAGCAAGGAACATTTAGTGTGGATATAGATAAGAAAAATATCAAAGTGAATGAAAATGTAGTATTAAAAATTACAAATAAAAACAAAGAAGATTCTCGTATTGAACTTGCATTATCCGATGGTCAAGTCTTCAATGAAGAAGAAACAAACAAGCTGAATGAAAAAAATAAAGCGGCTCAAGTTATATATCTACCTGAACAACGAATAATTCAAATTTCTAAAAAAGAGAAAAGTGATGATATAGGTGACGTTTCTCTCGTTATTCAAATGAAAAAAGTTGGCGAATATACATTTGCACCAATTGTCAAATCTAAAGGACAAGATAAGAAAGTAAAGGCAACAGTGTTAAGAGTGGAAGAACAAGAAAAACAGCTTTCTGATTTTAAAGAAAAACGTATTTTCACTCAACAACAGAATGAGAGTCCAGAAGATAACAGATCTACTAAGGAAATGAAAAATAAAGTGAAACAAAAAGAAGTTGAAAAAGCAGAACAAATAGAATCCAAAGCAAAGGCACCGGAAAAGTCTGAGGAACAAACAAATGTAACAAAACAAGAAAATCTACAACTAGATGAAAATAAGAAACATGAGACAAAACAAGCGCCCGAGAATGCGGATTACATTGCAAATGTATATGATGAGAAAACTTGGCATGCTGCTTGGGACAATCCTAAAATACAAGTAATCAATATTACACAGGATTTCTATACAATGGATCATATTAACTCAGGTGCTGTTACATTTAAGAACTATTATAATCAAGTGAATCGCGAATTAACAATAAAAGGGAATGGACATACAATTGATGCTGGTAGTGAATCTATCTCATTGTATGGTATAAATTGTAAAATAAGGGTTGAAAACTTAAATATTTACCATCGGAATTGGTATGGATTTATTACGACGGCTTTTGGTGCAAATAATTCAGAGATAACTTTTCATAATGTAAAGGATACTGGGGCACAAATGCTACATTCCTTTAATAGTAAATTAATTCTTTCAGGAAATATTGAAAATAATGAAGTTGGTTCATACACTTCACCAATTAATGGATATACTTACAATGTAGTAAACTCCTCTAATGGTGACGGAACAGATGGAATCGCTGTCCGAGGACAAGCGAACTGGGAAGTTGCGGATGTTACTGTGAAAGAAGGAAGTAAAATTAAAGCGAATGGGTATAGTACCGTTTCGAATTTTGCTATTCAAAATGGTGGAAATGTTCAAATTGAAAAAGATGTTTCTATCCTTTTTGATAATTCAGCTTCAGAAAATCATACAGATACTGATGCAAGTCCATCTATTTTTTTCTATGGAGCGGGTTCGCTAACACTGGGAGAAAATAGTCATATGAACATAATTAATGGACCAGGTCGTGCATATCGCCCAAGTGCGATTTCTATGGCTAACAATAGTAAGATATCGATTAAAAAGAATGCTGTACTAGATATTGAAATTCAAAAAGATGAAGTTGGTTATGGTAGAAATGAAAGTCCCATTTATATGGAAGGAAACAGTCAGTTCTTTGTAGATGATGGCGGTAGTTTTCATCTAAATGTAAAAGGAACGAATGCTGGAAGCGCTCCAGCGATTGTGAATATGGGGGCAGGAACATTTAAAGTAGGGAAAAACGGCACTTTTACAGTGATAAGTGATATGACATCTCCCAATTATGGATTAATATATATGGGAAATGGATCAACTTTTCAATTTTCAGATGCTAAGAAAATTGATTTGCAATTAACAAATCCTAATAGTCCTTCAGCACTGATTCAAATGCCTTCAGGAGAATGGAAAGTAGATGTTCAACGTGTCTATCAATGGAATAAAGGAAATATAACTCAATCGCCTGATTATAAATGGACACCGATTTTTGGAATGGCAATTCCATATGTGAATACAACGGTTGGGAATATTAGAGCGCAATCAGTAAATGAAGACATGCTTCGTGACTTTAAGCAACATTTTAATTCGGCTAAAGCACAACGAATCGTTTTCGATCATATACCTGATTGTAATGTGAAAATCACGAATCAGCCTTCCGATAATCCGAAAGATGAGAATTCTTATATTGTGGTAGGGAAAACTATACCAAATGCGTATGTTCGCTTATCAGGTAGTTCTTTTACGGAAAAGGATCATACAATCAAAAGTCCTGTTCAAGGCGAGGATATTCCTAAAGAAATATCTGATAATTTCACAGTGAAAGCTGATAGTGAAGGAAACTTTAAGTATACAATTTCACCTACACGTCATTTTGTAGCTGGAGATAAAATTGTTGCTTTTGCTTTTAATGAAGGGAAATATAGTGAATATTCAGTAGAAGTTTTAGATACAACGCCACCTGTAGGTACTGGAGAAAAGATAGAAACAGCGTTAAATGATACTACAGTTCCCGCACTATCAAATTTTATCAAAGAAGAATCAGATACGAATCCGAACAATAAGAAAATAAATTATTTATGGAGTGACAAGAATACGAGTGACTTGCAGACAATGTTAAAACAAGAGGGGACACACGAAGTGTATATTGTATTGGAAGACGACAATGGAAATACGAGTCAACCAATTAAGAGTGAACTAGTTGTTCATGCTACAGCTGGAGAAATCCATGCAACCGATATTAAAGCCCGTATAAATGATATACAATCTATGTCTAGAGAAGAGTTTAGACAATTCCTTTTAGATGAAAGTCATGTGAAAGCATGGTATGTAGCTGATTTTAAATATCATGATGGAGAAAAAGATGTTCAAATCCGTAATTTTGATCAAATAAAACAAGAGAAAGGAAGCTACATAGTTGAATTGTTCTTATCTAAAGATTTGACAAAACAGCGAGAAGATATTGTGAAAAAGATAAATCTAACGATTGACGAAGGAAATTTAGAATTAATTGCTGCGCCAGAAAAAATTTCTTTTGAAAACATTACAATTCCATCTAGAGAAAAAATAGTAAATCGCAGTAGCATGCAAGGCGAGATTGTTGTTTCAGATCAGCGACAACATAAAAATGAATGGAAAATTTATGTGAAGCAAGTAAAACCATTGACGTCTCTTGAAAATGATGTAATATCAGATGGATTTGTATACAGTAAGGGCGGTCAGGATATTGTACTGAGCGATCAAAATTCTTTAGTGTATCGTCATAAATCAGAAGATGATCAAAATGTGCATATTAACTGGAAAGATTCTGAAGGAATTCGGTTAAAAGTTAAGCCAGGTCCGAATGTCAAAGTGAATGAGACGTATCAGGGTGAATTAGAGTGGACCTTAACAGATACTCCGCTGTAA